A DNA window from Ignavibacteriales bacterium contains the following coding sequences:
- a CDS encoding hemerythrin domain-containing protein — protein sequence MLENAVVGNENIDEVSYSKFRSGILKHIGMEEKILIPEYLKTPDTERYSLATHLRLDHGAIAALLVPKPSLKIIAALKAILSKHNVLEEKPGGLYEVCEQSVGDNLDLLMTRIQNVPEVPVNPYNLNPAVFDSTRRALARAGYNFDEFENND from the coding sequence ATGCTTGAGAATGCTGTTGTCGGTAATGAAAATATTGATGAGGTTAGTTATTCTAAATTCCGTTCCGGAATTTTGAAACACATCGGTATGGAAGAAAAAATATTAATTCCGGAATATCTAAAAACACCAGATACTGAACGATATTCACTCGCCACCCACCTACGATTAGATCATGGTGCTATAGCTGCATTGCTTGTACCAAAACCTTCTTTGAAGATTATTGCCGCTCTAAAAGCAATACTTTCAAAACATAATGTTCTGGAAGAAAAACCTGGTGGTTTATATGAAGTATGTGAACAATCGGTGGGTGATAACCTGGATTTGCTTATGACACGAATACAAAATGTACCCGAAGTACCGGTAAATCCGTATAACTTAAATCCAGCTGTTTTCGATTCAACACGGAGAGCGTTAGCTAGAGCTGGGTATAACTTTGATGAATTTGAGAACAATGATTAA
- a CDS encoding cytochrome C oxidase subunit II: MIDSKTVLLGQTIAYTLYVLAIMLVVGWFAYKVTRDKGTNQIKPALFYSFVGLLVVIGVSLHIATHETIPWKPMDLNRAEIQADREFNISVADHKFLLPSEKLMIKTNEKVRFNVTSNDLTYGFGLFRKDNSMVFQMQVIPGHNNDILWQFDRAGVYSIRSTEYSGWKGITMIVRDAVEVTD; encoded by the coding sequence ATGATCGACTCAAAAACTGTATTGTTAGGACAAACAATAGCCTACACCCTTTATGTCCTTGCTATCATGTTGGTGGTGGGCTGGTTTGCCTATAAGGTTACAAGAGATAAAGGTACCAATCAAATTAAACCGGCTCTTTTTTATTCATTCGTCGGATTACTTGTTGTCATCGGTGTCTCGTTGCATATCGCTACGCATGAAACTATACCATGGAAACCGATGGATCTGAATCGGGCGGAGATTCAGGCGGATCGGGAATTCAACATCTCGGTTGCAGACCACAAGTTCTTGCTTCCTTCGGAAAAGTTAATGATCAAAACAAACGAAAAGGTGAGATTCAATGTAACTTCAAATGATCTGACATACGGTTTCGGATTGTTCCGAAAAGATAATTCGATGGTCTTCCAAATGCAGGTAATTCCCGGACACAATAACGATATCCTCTGGCAATTCGACCGCGCGGGTGTTTATTCAATCCGCTCGACAGAATATTCCGGCTGGAAGGGGATTACCATGATCGTCCGTGACGCAGTTGAAGTAACCGATTAA
- a CDS encoding cbb3-type cytochrome c oxidase subunit I: MSFIQTFINGEQGLFKPNTLTPMQKLALRFVVVGLLYYGLAVVEGMIMRLYEVAPFSLVSNEQFFAILTAHPLVGIFGSTYSIVFGAFLFLVPFLMKKPLWSIKLGNWTLWLIAVGTFLFWFSGFVSHYSPLYTLYWPLPADFTQFSVVGGIFFILGIAIVMVGTIFFVINIFKTITYTPQGWEKQNGGALLKSALGLTGLGNLFSKKKKEHLVSLPVAAIARGTVDTAFNAGIIVFTGVLILVYMVAELFGVSLKHSAVDALLYKNWFWWGLDLIADGLVLIFVAGTWYLLATMITGKKLFMENVARAALFVEMVVSWTVWSHHLMSDQAQPGILKIVSGEMVTAFELITQGLAFFITLVTLWSARPLKMTHPLKFLLGGLLGFALAVPAGIMQADLGLNRILHNTQWIVGPHVHVAILVGLTMTLYSAIYLLLPILTNGAKLYSDKLASFHFWAHLIGGIGMGAFMGMAGLQGMLRRTIYFEGEFTRYMILAALSGSLLLIAFLAFFYNIVMTVGLNGVIGIFSPSKLKTKDLIPASK, encoded by the coding sequence ATGAGCTTTATACAAACATTTATAAACGGCGAGCAAGGTTTATTTAAGCCGAACACCCTTACGCCGATGCAGAAGCTTGCATTACGATTCGTCGTTGTGGGCTTGCTTTATTACGGTTTGGCTGTTGTCGAAGGAATGATCATGCGTTTATACGAGGTCGCTCCTTTTTCACTCGTTTCAAACGAACAGTTCTTTGCCATACTAACCGCACATCCGTTAGTTGGAATTTTTGGCTCGACATATTCCATAGTTTTCGGAGCGTTCTTATTCCTCGTTCCGTTTCTTATGAAAAAACCATTATGGAGTATCAAACTTGGCAATTGGACATTGTGGTTAATTGCCGTGGGAACTTTTCTTTTCTGGTTCTCCGGGTTCGTTTCGCACTACAGTCCGCTCTACACACTTTACTGGCCCCTGCCGGCAGACTTCACTCAGTTCAGTGTGGTTGGTGGAATATTCTTCATCCTCGGTATTGCGATAGTGATGGTGGGTACTATTTTCTTCGTCATAAATATCTTCAAGACAATAACCTATACTCCACAAGGATGGGAAAAACAAAATGGCGGCGCCTTGCTGAAATCGGCGCTTGGCTTGACAGGACTAGGAAATCTTTTTTCTAAAAAGAAGAAGGAACATTTAGTCTCTTTACCGGTTGCCGCTATTGCAAGAGGCACAGTCGATACGGCATTCAACGCAGGCATCATCGTTTTCACCGGTGTGCTGATTCTCGTTTATATGGTTGCGGAGCTTTTTGGAGTCAGTTTAAAACATTCGGCAGTTGATGCACTGCTTTATAAAAACTGGTTCTGGTGGGGACTTGACCTCATTGCCGATGGATTAGTATTAATATTTGTTGCCGGTACGTGGTATTTACTTGCGACGATGATTACCGGAAAAAAACTTTTCATGGAGAATGTTGCGCGTGCCGCATTGTTCGTTGAGATGGTTGTCTCGTGGACAGTTTGGTCACATCATTTGATGTCCGATCAGGCACAACCGGGTATTCTAAAAATTGTTTCCGGTGAGATGGTAACCGCATTTGAACTTATTACGCAAGGTCTGGCATTTTTCATAACGCTTGTAACTCTCTGGAGTGCGAGACCGCTCAAAATGACTCATCCGTTAAAATTCTTGCTCGGCGGATTATTGGGATTTGCCTTAGCAGTTCCTGCCGGGATTATGCAGGCAGATTTGGGCTTGAATAGAATTCTCCATAACACGCAATGGATCGTAGGTCCACACGTGCATGTTGCAATATTAGTTGGTCTGACAATGACATTATATTCCGCGATCTATTTGTTATTACCGATTCTCACGAACGGCGCAAAATTGTACAGCGATAAACTTGCAAGCTTCCATTTCTGGGCGCACCTGATCGGGGGAATCGGGATGGGCGCTTTTATGGGCATGGCGGGATTGCAGGGAATGCTGCGGCGGACAATTTATTTTGAAGGTGAATTTACTCGTTATATGATTCTCGCGGCTCTTTCGGGTTCATTGCTGTTGATTGCATTCCTCGCGTTTTTCTATAACATAGTTATGACGGTGGGATTGAACGGAGTAATAGGAATCTTTTCTCCATCGAAATTAAAAACGAAGGATTTGATTCCGGCAAGTAAATAG
- a CDS encoding nucleotidyl transferase AbiEii/AbiGii toxin family protein, giving the protein MFSKEYLTKLSNKSGFRPDSLQKQMTLLDLLREINRHPLLSKQFALKGGTAINLFWFQLPRLSVDIDLNYVGSPDRETMLRDRTQLEKEVKKLIQSRGISVENAPAEHAGAKWRLRAPNAFGSNFTLEVDLNFIMRVPVWGLEMMKPYPLDEDYLFNCNIVSFEELFAGKIKALFDRSASRDLYDVYKLSQSSITYDADKLRKNLILFGVTCNDDWRKKDFRTIDDVNQKMIDELLSPLLRATELVDLDNIKKVSKVFLSTLMDYNKSEHLFMNRFLDEGIYEPELLFTDVNQSERLKNHPAVLWKLQNHRKHLGLDRK; this is encoded by the coding sequence ATGTTTTCTAAGGAGTATCTTACAAAGCTTTCTAATAAGTCCGGGTTTCGCCCTGATAGTTTACAAAAACAAATGACGCTTCTTGATCTATTGCGAGAAATAAACAGACATCCGCTTCTCAGTAAACAATTTGCCCTGAAAGGTGGTACCGCCATAAATCTTTTCTGGTTTCAGTTGCCGCGTCTCTCGGTGGATATTGATCTTAATTATGTTGGCAGTCCGGATCGGGAAACGATGCTTAGGGATCGTACCCAATTAGAAAAGGAAGTTAAAAAACTCATTCAATCACGCGGTATCTCAGTTGAGAATGCTCCTGCAGAACATGCTGGTGCCAAATGGCGTCTGCGAGCGCCCAATGCTTTCGGTAGCAATTTTACACTCGAAGTTGATCTCAATTTCATTATGCGAGTTCCAGTGTGGGGTTTGGAGATGATGAAGCCGTATCCCTTAGATGAAGATTATCTGTTCAATTGTAACATTGTATCGTTTGAAGAGTTATTCGCTGGTAAAATCAAGGCATTGTTTGATCGTTCAGCATCAAGGGATTTGTATGATGTGTATAAATTGTCCCAAAGTTCGATAACATACGATGCGGATAAGTTAAGAAAAAATTTGATCCTGTTTGGTGTCACATGTAATGATGATTGGAGAAAGAAAGATTTTCGGACTATTGATGATGTGAATCAGAAAATGATAGATGAGCTACTTAGCCCGCTTCTCAGAGCCACCGAGTTGGTTGATCTTGATAATATAAAGAAAGTCTCGAAAGTATTTCTTTCCACTCTTATGGATTATAATAAGAGCGAACATCTCTTCATGAACCGTTTCTTGGATGAAGGAATATATGAACCCGAACTCCTTTTTACTGATGTTAATCAATCCGAACGATTGAAGAATCATCCTGCTGTCTTGTGGAAATTACAGAATCATCGAAAACATTTGGGTCTTGATAGGAAATAA
- a CDS encoding DEAD/DEAH box helicase family protein codes for MSERHTRKTLIDPLLEEAGWSVVASKDGLDYRKYSNHALEEFPTANGPADYALVQNGEIVGIVEAKKEELSPQNVLNQAKRYALGVEQSSFDFNGYRVPFLYSTNGRQIWFEDIRRIGSRSREIKNFHTPDALQELLQKDDQGARVWLQGNHIPDDFLRPYQIKAIQKIEEALLVNRRRMLVAMATGTGKTLTTISLLYQLLKSGYAKRILFLVDRRALAAQAVSAMAAFEAEPGIKFDRAYEVYSQRFQREDLDEDVKFDPKVLPNHYLTDPDPGHAFIYVCTVQRMQINLFGKSSVFGSGDIDVDEEAEKLHIPIHAFDCIIADECHRGYTSAEESRWREVLDHFDAVKIGLTATPAAHTKAYFTDVVYRYDYEQAVREGFLVDYDSVRIHSDVRIKGIFLQEGEEVKLKDPQTGQMSLDILEDEREFDPTDIEKKITSTDSNRKIVNEFAKYAHEQEQKLGRFPKTLIFAQNDLPHTSHADQLVSMLRDEFNRGDDFVQKITGSPTVDRPLQLLRKFRNRPEPGIVVTVDMLSTGVDVPKIENIVFIRPVKSRILFEQMMGRGTRKCDEINKSNFTVFDTLGVLEYFAKASAFTIDPPEKPTRTLREIIDDIYNNKDSDYNVKVLIRRFQRIHKNVTSEGRRELAKFIPNGDIGAFAKDLPRKLKHEWTNTMNFLKNSEFIELLENYPRAKPVFIIDDVTEDTVTSEVLIRGKYKPVDYIQAFTKFVKENVATYEALGILLNRPKDFKTELLYQIRKTLETQPEQFTEKNLRKAYQHELADIISIIKHAAKNEPLLSAQERVDQAITKIKHRHQFTPEQEGWLKLIRDHLAQNLLIDERDFKVIPFSRRGSWKVADKVFEGKLKELLKEINEAMVA; via the coding sequence ATGTCTGAACGTCATACACGAAAAACCCTGATTGACCCACTTCTCGAAGAAGCCGGATGGAGTGTTGTGGCTTCGAAGGATGGTTTGGATTATCGTAAATATTCGAACCATGCTCTCGAAGAATTCCCGACTGCCAACGGTCCTGCTGATTATGCTCTCGTTCAAAATGGTGAGATCGTGGGTATAGTGGAAGCAAAGAAAGAGGAACTCAGTCCACAGAATGTTTTAAACCAAGCAAAACGCTATGCACTCGGTGTTGAACAGAGTTCGTTTGATTTCAATGGCTATCGTGTGCCGTTTCTCTATTCCACTAATGGTCGTCAAATATGGTTCGAAGATATTAGAAGAATTGGTAGCCGTTCGAGAGAGATTAAAAATTTTCACACACCTGATGCCTTGCAAGAATTATTGCAGAAGGATGATCAGGGTGCTCGTGTGTGGCTTCAAGGTAATCATATTCCTGATGATTTCTTGAGACCATATCAAATAAAAGCCATCCAAAAAATTGAAGAAGCACTTCTTGTAAACAGACGCCGTATGCTCGTGGCAATGGCAACTGGTACAGGGAAGACACTCACGACAATATCTCTTCTTTATCAACTATTGAAATCTGGATACGCTAAGCGCATCTTATTCCTTGTTGATCGCCGCGCCTTGGCTGCGCAAGCTGTAAGTGCAATGGCAGCATTCGAAGCAGAACCCGGAATCAAGTTCGATAGAGCATATGAAGTGTACAGCCAGCGGTTTCAAAGAGAAGATCTTGACGAAGACGTTAAATTCGATCCAAAAGTTTTGCCGAATCATTATCTCACTGACCCCGATCCCGGCCATGCGTTCATTTATGTTTGTACAGTACAGCGCATGCAAATCAATCTGTTTGGTAAAAGTTCTGTTTTCGGTTCCGGCGATATTGATGTGGATGAAGAAGCTGAAAAACTCCATATCCCGATCCATGCATTCGATTGTATCATTGCCGATGAATGTCATCGGGGATATACATCGGCGGAAGAAAGTAGATGGCGCGAGGTGCTCGATCATTTCGATGCTGTTAAAATCGGGCTTACTGCTACACCGGCTGCTCACACAAAAGCGTATTTCACAGATGTTGTTTATCGCTACGATTATGAGCAAGCTGTGCGGGAGGGATTTCTTGTAGACTATGATTCTGTACGCATCCATTCCGATGTCCGTATAAAAGGAATCTTTCTACAGGAAGGGGAAGAAGTAAAACTAAAGGATCCTCAAACTGGTCAAATGTCGCTTGATATCCTTGAGGATGAGCGAGAATTTGATCCTACTGATATTGAAAAGAAAATTACATCAACCGATTCTAATCGTAAGATTGTGAACGAGTTTGCAAAATACGCTCATGAGCAGGAACAGAAACTTGGAAGATTTCCGAAAACATTAATCTTTGCTCAAAACGATTTACCGCATACTTCACACGCCGACCAGCTTGTTTCAATGCTCCGTGATGAATTTAATCGTGGCGATGATTTTGTCCAGAAGATCACTGGCTCTCCTACTGTTGATAGACCTCTGCAGTTGCTCAGAAAGTTTCGGAACCGCCCAGAGCCGGGGATCGTTGTCACGGTCGATATGCTTTCTACTGGTGTTGATGTTCCGAAGATTGAAAACATTGTCTTTATTCGTCCGGTGAAATCTCGTATACTCTTCGAGCAAATGATGGGGAGAGGAACACGTAAATGCGACGAGATCAACAAATCTAATTTCACTGTGTTCGATACGCTTGGTGTATTGGAATACTTTGCGAAAGCAAGTGCCTTTACAATTGATCCACCAGAGAAACCAACCCGCACTCTCCGTGAGATCATCGATGATATTTATAACAACAAAGACTCAGATTATAATGTCAAAGTTCTTATCAGGCGATTCCAGCGGATTCATAAAAACGTCACCTCCGAGGGTCGCCGGGAACTTGCCAAGTTTATTCCGAATGGTGATATCGGTGCTTTCGCCAAAGATTTGCCGCGCAAGTTAAAGCATGAGTGGACAAATACAATGAACTTTCTGAAAAATAGTGAGTTTATCGAACTGTTGGAGAACTATCCTCGTGCAAAACCTGTCTTCATCATTGATGATGTTACTGAGGATACTGTCACATCTGAAGTATTAATAAGAGGCAAGTACAAACCTGTGGATTATATTCAAGCTTTTACCAAGTTTGTGAAAGAGAATGTTGCCACGTATGAGGCGCTCGGTATCTTGCTTAACCGTCCAAAGGATTTCAAAACGGAGCTGCTATACCAGATACGAAAGACACTTGAAACTCAGCCGGAACAGTTCACCGAGAAAAATCTTCGTAAAGCGTATCAACACGAATTGGCTGATATCATCTCGATCATCAAACACGCCGCGAAAAATGAACCTCTGTTGTCTGCTCAAGAGCGTGTTGACCAAGCAATTACAAAGATTAAACACCGACACCAATTCACGCCTGAGCAGGAGGGCTGGCTAAAACTGATTCGTGACCATCTTGCTCAAAATCTCTTGATTGATGAAAGGGATTTCAAAGTGATTCCCTTCTCTCGACGTGGTTCATGGAAAGTTGCTGATAAGGTATTTGAAGGGAAACTCAAAGAGTTATTGAAAGAAATTAATGAAGCGATGGTAGCATAA
- a CDS encoding SAM-dependent DNA methyltransferase, translated as MIMPDVVQKLWGFCNTLRHDGIGYGDYIEQLTYLLFLKLADEKGVGVPKNYSWQHLKSLSGTTLTDHYIEMLRKLGKEKGILGDIFAGALSKFREPVNLKRLISLIDETEWSELDVDLKADAYEGLLQKYAAEQKGAGQYFTPREAIRSIVRCMKPDIRENPEFNIHDPAAGTAGFLIGAFEWMMKQTNQGASFTREDRMRLLKRTFSGMDIVLETRRLALMNLYIHEVEAQIYYGDSLAEGPHTSKRYNCVLTNPPFGTKGGGESPNRDDFTVKTSNKQLNFIQHVMQILKTGGRAAMVLPDNVLFEDHAGKEVRQIWMKDCDLHTILRLPIGTFTPYSPGVKANVAFFRKGLLTEEVWMYDSRTNTEKIAKRKPLTAVYFEDFEKCYGNDPNGHPKSKRKETDRFKRFTRKEIEKRDDNLDIFWLRDESREDNENLPEPEDLITTAIDELQSAVDELNDVMLILQNGNGKKKV; from the coding sequence ATAATTATGCCTGACGTCGTCCAAAAACTCTGGGGATTCTGTAATACGCTCCGTCATGATGGAATCGGTTATGGCGATTACATCGAACAGCTTACGTATCTCCTTTTTCTAAAACTCGCTGACGAAAAAGGTGTCGGCGTTCCAAAAAATTATTCATGGCAGCACCTCAAGAGCTTGTCAGGTACAACACTCACCGATCATTACATCGAGATGCTGAGAAAACTCGGTAAAGAGAAGGGTATTCTCGGCGACATCTTCGCCGGTGCGCTATCCAAGTTCCGTGAACCGGTCAACCTCAAGCGACTTATCTCACTTATAGATGAAACAGAGTGGTCGGAGCTTGATGTCGATCTCAAGGCGGATGCATACGAGGGACTTCTACAAAAGTACGCCGCCGAGCAAAAGGGTGCTGGACAATACTTCACACCTCGTGAAGCGATTCGCTCAATCGTTCGCTGCATGAAACCGGATATCCGTGAGAATCCTGAGTTCAATATCCATGATCCCGCTGCAGGTACAGCCGGATTTCTCATCGGTGCATTCGAGTGGATGATGAAACAAACCAATCAAGGTGCATCATTCACACGTGAAGATCGTATGCGCCTTCTCAAGCGAACATTCTCCGGTATGGATATCGTTCTCGAAACTCGCCGCCTTGCCCTGATGAACCTTTACATTCATGAAGTCGAAGCGCAAATTTATTATGGCGATTCGCTGGCAGAAGGTCCGCATACAAGCAAGAGGTACAATTGTGTTCTCACCAATCCTCCATTCGGCACAAAGGGTGGAGGTGAATCACCCAACAGGGACGACTTCACTGTGAAAACATCCAATAAGCAGCTCAACTTCATACAACATGTGATGCAAATCTTGAAAACCGGTGGACGTGCAGCAATGGTTTTACCTGATAACGTCTTGTTTGAAGATCACGCCGGCAAAGAAGTCAGGCAAATCTGGATGAAAGATTGCGATCTTCATACGATTCTCCGTCTTCCCATCGGTACGTTCACGCCATACTCACCGGGAGTGAAAGCCAATGTTGCCTTCTTCCGAAAAGGATTACTAACCGAAGAAGTGTGGATGTACGATTCACGAACGAATACTGAAAAAATCGCCAAACGTAAGCCGCTCACGGCTGTGTACTTCGAGGATTTCGAGAAGTGCTACGGTAACGATCCAAACGGACATCCCAAATCCAAACGTAAAGAGACGGACCGATTCAAACGCTTTACTCGTAAAGAAATTGAAAAACGAGATGACAACCTCGATATCTTCTGGCTTAGAGATGAGAGTCGCGAAGATAACGAGAACCTCCCTGAGCCTGAAGACCTGATTACAACAGCCATTGACGAGCTTCAATCCGCTGTGGATGAACTGAACGATGTTATGTTAATACTCCAGAACGGCAATGGCAAAAAGAAAGTCTAA
- a CDS encoding restriction endonuclease subunit S has protein sequence MAKRKSNTILNPSKARKESDFTPPNGLPPGWANVVLEEVLLSIENGNRPKGGVRAYTSGVPSIGGEHLNDDGGFKFDNIRYVPEDFYQKLNRGKIKLQDVLIVKDGATTGKASFINSDFPYKSAAVNEHVFIIRGCPQVIDQRYLFRYLFSKAGQEQIDSNFKGSAQGGINSTFILNFFLPLPPLPEQDRIIEKLEKLLERVERAKASIENVPKIIKQFRQAVLAAACSGKLVEQDSSDEPASELLKRIRIERRKKWEEDLHARRSSKSVGEIIKGKDPKKYKYEEPVEPDTSELPELPNGWVWAFLDDVCPSIQDGTHYSPKVQYKEPGKDRYLYITSKNIKDEGIDLTDVTYIDTKIHADIFKRCNPENGDVLLIKDGAITGRATINNLDEEFSLLSSVALLKTNHQILTPKYLRNYLVSPLGFKIITGQVTGSAITRIVLHKIKSSPISIPPLAEQKRIVAKVEELFTLADTIEASVKKAQANAERIKQSLLTKAFRGELVEQDPNDESASVLLERIQEEKKKQQ, from the coding sequence ATGGCAAAAAGAAAGTCTAATACCATTCTGAATCCATCGAAGGCGCGTAAAGAATCTGATTTTACACCACCTAACGGTTTACCACCAGGATGGGCCAATGTTGTTCTCGAAGAGGTCTTGCTTTCAATCGAGAATGGGAATCGTCCAAAAGGTGGGGTTCGAGCATACACTAGCGGTGTACCTAGTATTGGAGGTGAACACTTAAATGATGATGGCGGTTTCAAATTTGATAATATTCGCTACGTTCCGGAGGATTTCTACCAGAAACTTAATAGAGGCAAAATTAAACTTCAGGATGTGCTTATCGTAAAAGATGGAGCAACCACAGGTAAAGCATCTTTCATTAACAGTGATTTCCCTTACAAAAGTGCAGCTGTCAATGAACACGTGTTCATCATTCGTGGATGTCCTCAAGTGATCGACCAACGATATCTGTTTAGGTACCTTTTCTCTAAAGCAGGCCAAGAACAAATCGACAGTAACTTTAAAGGTTCAGCTCAAGGAGGTATAAATTCGACTTTCATATTAAATTTCTTCCTTCCTCTTCCACCTCTCCCGGAGCAAGATCGCATTATTGAGAAGCTTGAGAAGCTGTTAGAGCGAGTCGAACGAGCCAAGGCATCCATCGAGAACGTTCCGAAGATTATCAAACAATTCCGTCAGGCAGTTCTTGCTGCTGCCTGCTCAGGTAAGTTAGTCGAGCAGGATTCTTCTGATGAACCAGCATCTGAGCTGCTCAAGCGCATCCGCATCGAGCGAAGAAAGAAATGGGAAGAAGATCTACATGCTCGCCGAAGCTCAAAGAGCGTAGGCGAGATTATCAAAGGCAAAGATCCGAAGAAATACAAGTACGAAGAGCCAGTGGAACCGGATACATCAGAGTTGCCAGAGTTACCGAATGGGTGGGTGTGGGCATTTCTTGATGATGTTTGTCCATCAATCCAAGACGGAACACATTATTCACCAAAAGTTCAATACAAAGAGCCGGGGAAAGATCGATATCTTTATATCACATCGAAGAACATAAAGGATGAAGGGATTGATCTTACGGATGTTACTTATATAGATACCAAAATTCATGCAGATATATTCAAAAGATGTAATCCGGAGAACGGTGATGTCCTGCTCATAAAAGATGGTGCTATAACTGGTCGAGCGACTATCAACAACTTAGATGAAGAATTCAGCTTGCTTTCAAGTGTTGCATTGCTGAAGACAAATCACCAAATACTAACTCCTAAATATTTACGAAATTACTTGGTGAGCCCGTTAGGATTTAAAATTATAACAGGGCAAGTTACAGGGTCTGCAATTACACGTATTGTTCTCCATAAGATAAAGAGTTCGCCAATATCGATACCACCATTAGCTGAACAGAAGCGCATCGTTGCCAAAGTTGAAGAACTCTTCACCCTTGCCGATACTATCGAAGCATCAGTCAAAAAAGCCCAAGCCAACGCTGAGAGAATTAAACAGTCACTCCTTACAAAAGCATTTCGTGGTGAGTTAGTCGAGCAGGATCCGAATGATGAATCGGCAAGTGTGCTGCTTGAAAGGATACAAGAAGAAAAGAAGAAACAGCAGTAA
- a CDS encoding HNH endonuclease, whose translation MPFDDETIELVFEKANGKCHYCGKQLSWANYGRRDARGGWEIDHSFPRSRGGTDHLNNLVPSCWTCNLDKSNTSSKQFKRYAEPLKRDRKKKRIEKTVTEILGIAAIGALLIIGAKMLSNWLDKSNQSDNPPNP comes from the coding sequence ATGCCATTTGATGATGAAACCATAGAATTAGTGTTCGAAAAAGCAAATGGAAAATGCCACTACTGTGGTAAGCAGCTATCATGGGCAAATTACGGTCGCCGAGACGCGCGAGGTGGCTGGGAAATTGATCACAGTTTTCCTCGTTCTCGCGGAGGAACTGATCATCTTAATAATCTTGTACCATCGTGCTGGACATGTAACCTGGATAAGAGTAATACTTCGAGTAAACAATTCAAACGATATGCTGAACCATTGAAACGAGATCGCAAAAAGAAAAGAATAGAAAAAACGGTAACCGAGATCCTTGGTATAGCTGCTATCGGAGCGCTTCTCATAATAGGAGCTAAGATGCTCTCCAACTGGCTCGACAAGAGCAATCAGTCTGATAACCCTCCGAATCCATAA
- a CDS encoding helix-turn-helix domain-containing protein — MIGIRIKQARLAAGFSLRELAEKTDNYISAQVIHKYELGKSMPGSDVLLKLTKALGVKMEFFFRPLTQNVSLSLPAYRKRATASVKHLQSVQSHAKDWVEKYLEVESLFSDHRVLKVSLPKEQDRFISKLVDVEHLTKELRKHWKLGIDPIEHLTEVLEDRGVKVVMLEGEDDFDGLSCWANDEIPVIVVKKNQTSDRLRFSIAHELGHLLMKLSSSVNPEKASDRFAGSFLVPEEAVRLELGESRNKLSVFELRSIRKKYGMSIQAWIYRAKDVGVITENYATSIFRLFKKLGIHTKELGDQLPSEQPKRYERLVIQAVEEGLLSPARAAELLGISLNEFRKNLKGGFERSDTSS, encoded by the coding sequence ATGATTGGTATTCGAATTAAACAAGCTCGGTTAGCAGCGGGCTTTTCCTTACGAGAATTGGCAGAAAAGACGGATAATTATATAAGTGCACAAGTTATACATAAGTATGAACTTGGTAAATCTATGCCCGGCTCCGATGTGTTGCTTAAATTAACAAAAGCGTTAGGAGTAAAGATGGAATTTTTCTTTCGTCCTTTAACTCAAAATGTATCACTTAGTTTACCTGCATATCGAAAACGTGCAACGGCTTCGGTTAAACATCTTCAATCCGTTCAATCCCATGCAAAAGATTGGGTCGAAAAATACCTAGAAGTTGAATCACTCTTCTCCGATCATCGGGTTTTAAAAGTATCTTTACCCAAAGAACAAGATCGATTTATATCTAAGTTGGTGGATGTAGAACATTTAACTAAAGAACTGAGAAAACATTGGAAACTTGGGATTGATCCTATCGAACATCTAACTGAAGTTCTTGAAGATAGAGGAGTGAAGGTTGTCATGCTGGAAGGCGAGGATGATTTTGACGGTCTATCTTGCTGGGCAAATGACGAAATCCCCGTAATTGTTGTGAAGAAAAATCAAACTTCCGATAGATTACGTTTCAGTATCGCTCACGAACTTGGCCATCTGCTTATGAAATTATCATCGTCTGTTAATCCGGAGAAAGCTTCAGACCGTTTTGCAGGTTCCTTTCTTGTCCCCGAAGAAGCCGTCCGGCTTGAACTTGGGGAATCGAGAAATAAACTCAGTGTTTTTGAACTAAGGTCGATTAGAAAAAAGTATGGTATGAGCATTCAGGCATGGATATACAGAGCAAAGGATGTAGGTGTCATCACTGAAAATTATGCGACGTCAATTTTTCGATTATTTAAAAAATTAGGTATCCATACCAAGGAACTTGGAGATCAGCTTCCTTCCGAGCAACCAAAACGTTATGAACGTTTAGTCATTCAGGCTGTTGAAGAAGGATTGTTATCCCCAGCCCGTGCAGCTGAGTTGCTTGGCATATCACTTAACGAATTCCGAAAAAATCTTAAGGGTGGCTTTGAAAGATCCGACACTAGTTCTTGA